A DNA window from Canis lupus familiaris isolate Mischka breed German Shepherd chromosome 10, alternate assembly UU_Cfam_GSD_1.0, whole genome shotgun sequence contains the following coding sequences:
- the GDF11 gene encoding growth/differentiation factor 11, producing MVLAAPLLLGFLLLALELRPRGEAAEGPAAAAAAAAAAGAGGERSSRPAPSAAPEPDGCPVCVWRQHSRELRLESIKSQILSKLRLKEAPNISREVVKQLLPKAPPLQQILDLHDFQGDALQPEDFLEEDEYHATTETVISMAQETDPAVQTDGSPLCCHFHFSPKVMFTKVLKAQLWVYLRPVPRPATVYLQILRLKPLTGEGTAGGGGGGRRHIRIRSLKIELHSRSGHWQSIDFKQVLHSWFRQPQSNWGIEINAFDPSGTDLAVTSLGPGAEGLHPFMELRVLENTKRSRRNLGLDCDEHSSESRCCRYPLTVDFEAFGWDWIIAPKRYKANYCSGQCEYMFMQKYPHTHLVQQANPRGSAGPCCTPTKMSPINMLYFNDKQQIIYGKIPGMVVDRCGCS from the exons atgGTGCTCGCGGCCCCGCTGctgctgggcttcctgctcctgGCCCTGGAGCTGCGGCCCCGGGGGGAGGCGGCCGAgggccccgcggcggcggcggcggcggcggcggcggcgggggccgggggggagcGCTCGAGCCGGCCGGCCCCGTCCGCGGCGCCGGAGCCCGACGGCTGCCCCGTGTGCGTGTGGCGGCAGCACAGCCGCGAGCTGCGCCTGGAGAGCATCAAGTCGCAGATCCTGAGCAAACTGCGGCTCAAGGAGGCGCCCAACATCAGCCGCGAGGTGGTGAAGCAGCTGCTGCCCAAGGCGCCGCCGCTGCAGCAGATCCTGGACCTGCACGACTTCCAGGGCGACGCGCTGCAGCCcgaggacttcctggaggaggacgAGTACCACGCCACCACCGAGACTGTCATCAGCATGGCCCAGGAGA CGGACCCTGCGGTGCAGACAGACGGCAGCCCTCTCTGCTGCCATTTCCACTTCAGCCCCAAGGTGATGTTCACAAAGGTACTGAAGGCCCAGCTGTGGGTGTATCTACGGCCCGTGCCCCGCCCAGCCACGGTCTACCTGCAGATCTTGCGACTAAAACCCCTAACTGGGGAAGGgactgcagggggagggggcggaggccGGCGTCACATCCGTATCCGCTCACTCAAGATTGAGCTGCACTCCCGCTCAGGCCACTGGCAGAGCATCGACTTCAAGCAAGTGCTACACAGCTGGTTCCGACAGCCACAGAGCAACTGGGGCATCGAGATCAACGCCTTTGATCCCAGTGGCACGGACTTGGCTGTCACCTCCCTGGGGCCCGGAGCTGAGGggctg catCCTTTCATGGAGCTTCGGGTCCTAGAGAACACAAAACGGTCCCGGCGGAATCTGGGTCTGGACTGCGATGAGCACTCGAGTGAGTCTCGCTGCTGCCGATACCCCCTCACTGTGGACTTTGAGGCTTTTGGCTGGGACTGGATCATCGCGCCTAAACGATACAAGGCCAACTACTGCTCCGGCCAGTGCGAGTACATGTTCATGCAAAAGTATCCGCACACCCACTTGGTGCAACAGGCTAATCCAAGAGGCTCTGCTGGGCCCTGCTGTACTCCCACCAAGATGTCCCCAATCAACATGCTCTACTTCAATGACAAGCAGCAGATTATCTACGGCAAGATCCCTGGCATGGTGGTGGATCGCTGTGGCTGTTCCTAA